The genomic DNA CCTCGCACTGTAGTCTTAAAAAAGCCCCCTGGTGCACAACTGGGCTTCAATATCCGTGGCGGAAAGGCCTCACAGCTTGGTATATTTATTTCTAAAGTGAGTGTTGCCATGTGAAACCAATTTGTTTGTTGTTCTTTTAGCAAAAAACAATTGACATGTAATCATCTTGGTTTTGCCCTGCTCAAAATGTTTCGACAGGTGGTACCAGATTCTGATGCCCATAGGGCTGGACTTCAAGAGGGTGATCAGGTGCTTTCTGTCAATGATGTGGATTTTCAAGACATAGAACATTCAAGGGTAAGAGCTGATGGGTCAGtagcacaaaaataatttaatcgaCTCCTCAAACTGAATCCATATACTGTCCTTAGGCTGTGGAGATTCTAAAGACAGCAAGAGAGATTTTAATGAAGGTTCGCTACTTCCCTTACAGTAAGTGTTTTATATTCATCCTTCTCTTGTGGTACATGCAGAATATATAGACTATAGGAGTCTAGGTCAAAAATTTAAgttgtagttcacccaaaaatgaaaattctcatcattcactcaccctcatgccattccagatgtatatgactttctttcatctgctgaacacaaatgaagattttagaagaatattccagctctgtaggtccttacaatgcaagtgaatggtgaccagaactttgaagctccaaaatgcacataaaggcagcaatcttcagtgatatgattggtgtaagaaagaaacagatcaatactgaagtattttttattataaatctccactttcacatttttcttctattgtttttgccgattcgcttttttttttttgttttttttttttgcatatcgccacctactgggtagggaggagaatttatagtaaaaaaggacttaaatattgatctgtttctcagccacacctatcatattgcttagaagatatggatttaaccactgaagtcttatggattatatttatgctgactttgtgtgatttttagagcaaagtcctggtcaccattcacttttaatgcacTGTAGTGATTTTTAAAtatcttaagtttttttttttttttgggggggggattttttcccctttttctcccaatttggaatgcccaattcccaatgcgctctaagtcctcgtggtcacgtagtgattcgcctcagttcgggtggcggaggacgaatcccagttgcctccgcgtctgagacagtcaacccgcgcatcttatcacgtggcttgttgagcgcgttgccacggagacatagcgcgtgtggaggcttcacgccatccaccgtggcaaccacgctcaattcaccatgcgccccaccgagaacaaaccacattatagcgaccacgaggaggttaccccatgtgactctaccctccctagcaaccaggccaatttggttgcttaggagacctggctggggtcactcagcatgccctgggattcgaactaacgaactccaggggtggtagccagcgtattttaccactgagctacccaggccccaaatatCTTAAGTttgatatatttcataatattctattctaggcctacTTTATCTAGTAATTGGTTTAGACACTGTAGTGACCATTCCAGTTATTTGATTTAATTGTATTTGACATGAAGGGACGTCACTGTGTTACACTGAATGTTTGAAAAAAGGTTAAAAAATGTCCTTGCTGATAAAAATAAAGTTTCTGACACTAATTAGAGTCCATGTTTAATGTTGTAACAGACTCATTTTGACTGAAGAACAAAAACATGTAAAAGCATAGATTCATTGTTAATGGTCTAAGAAGTTTTCCAGTAGCGCAGCTGGTAAATCATGTTACTAGGAATGCCAAGGTCACCAGTTTGAATACCAGGGAATGCACAAACTGATAtaatgtatagcttgaatgctCTGTAATTCACTTTGATGAAAG from Myxocyprinus asiaticus isolate MX2 ecotype Aquarium Trade chromosome 22, UBuf_Myxa_2, whole genome shotgun sequence includes the following:
- the LOC127413280 gene encoding PDZ domain-containing protein 11 isoform X1 produces the protein MVRSRSSCSKNMEQKIPYDDCQLPVVFLPSYENPPAWIPPQERIHHPDYNNELTQFLPRTVVLKKPPGAQLGFNIRGGKASQLGIFISKVVPDSDAHRAGLQEGDQVLSVNDVDFQDIEHSRAVEILKTAREILMKVRYFPYNYQRQKERTVH
- the LOC127413280 gene encoding PDZ domain-containing protein 11 isoform X2; amino-acid sequence: MEQKIPYDDCQLPVVFLPSYENPPAWIPPQERIHHPDYNNELTQFLPRTVVLKKPPGAQLGFNIRGGKASQLGIFISKVVPDSDAHRAGLQEGDQVLSVNDVDFQDIEHSRAVEILKTAREILMKVRYFPYNYQRQKERTVH